A window of Budorcas taxicolor isolate Tak-1 unplaced genomic scaffold, Takin1.1 scaffold340, whole genome shotgun sequence contains these coding sequences:
- the LOC128071312 gene encoding shieldin complex subunit 3-like: MTTEVILHYRPYESDPTQLPKIAEKAIQDFPTRPLLRFSPWFPRDGSRLPLKPKRSPPGISEETAEEMRQYLAISEHSIKSQSYDCTVDLLEFQPNLKRKKHLIQSHTLNEQTNSGSLEKQAEREKRHKKRSWSVSSLPSSNCTENISPLCKELRDNLKSLNLHSFYRARWTIEHTICNSQTLEDIWAKLNRIIRHNELPSCNATIQRHLGQIWVFCDIMYCEYVGNLLKGRLALTGKINLFVRKYGVIFSM, encoded by the coding sequence ATGACTACAGAAGTAATACTACATTATCGACCATATGAGAGTGATCCCACACAACTgccaaaaattgcagagaaagcaATTCAAGACTTTCCTACACGTCCGCTATTGAGATTTAGTCCTTGGTTTCCACGTGATGGGTCCAGACTTCCACTCAAACCTAAAAGATCACCGCCTGGGATTTCTGAAGAGACAGCTGAAGAGATGAGACAGTACTTAGCCATTTCAGAACATAGTATTAAATCACAGAGTTATGATTGCACAGTAGAtctgttggagtttcagcctaatttgaaaagaaagaagcacTTAATCCAGTCACACACGCTGAATGAACAGACTAATTCTGGAAGTCTGGAGAaacaggcagaaagagaaaaacggcACAAGAAAAGGTCTTGGAGTGTATCATCACTTCCCAGCAGTAACTGTACTGAAAATATTTCTCCTTTGTGTAAAGAATTGCGAGATAATCTAAAGTCACTAAATTTGCACTCATTTTATAGAGCAAGATGGACAATAGAACACACTATTTGTAACAGCCAGACTCTGGAAGACATTTGGGCAAAACTCAATCGAATTATCAGGCACAATGAACTTCCATCTTGTAATGCTACAATTCAGAGACATTTAGGCCAGATATGGGTGTTCTGTGATATTATGTACTGTGAATATGTGGGGAATCTTCTTAAAGGAAGATTAGCTCTTACTgggaaaattaatttatttgtgcgTAAATATGGTGTTATTTTTAGTATGTAA